Below is a genomic region from Miscanthus floridulus cultivar M001 chromosome 1, ASM1932011v1, whole genome shotgun sequence.
aggtggaatcgactatttggtttattcgtggcaaaggaaacgggtcctttgagcatgccttgttgaggcccatgtaatcgacacatcctccatttcctgcttttttcgcacaagaacaggatttgctaaccactctgggtggtgtacttccctgatgaacccagcagccaacagttttgctatctcttcaccgatggccctgcgtttttcctcatcgaagcggcgcaagcgttgcttcaccggcttggagcctaggaggatttttagggtatgctcggcgacctccctcgggatgcctggcatatccaagggtttccacgcaaagatgtctttgttatcgcggaggaagtcgacgagcgcgctttcctattcagaggagagcgcGGTTTCGatgcggacttttttgccctcagagttgctggggtccacgaggacctccttggaccctTCCGCCGATTCGAATGATCCGGACAacctctttgcgtcgggtgtttcttcaacgacctcctccctaagggtggtgagctctttggaggcgatgattgttgaggcatggccgcagcattcgactttACACTCGTAGGCACGAcgaaaggaggtgccgacggtgatgaccccgcgggggcccagcatcttcagcttgaggtatgtatagttggggacggccataaacttcgcgtagcatggacgtccgaggatggcatggaaggttccggggaaccctACTACGTCAAAAgtaagggtctcagtcctgtaattggactgatccctgaaagtgacgggcagatcgatctgccccagcGATATGGCCTGCCTAcctagcacgatgccatggaaaggtgctcggatggggcggaggttcgttcggtcgacgcccatctcgtcgagcgtcttggcatacatgatgttgaggccgctgcctccgtccatcagtacttttgtgagccgctttggaccgatgatcgggtcgatgacaagcaggtaccttcctaggtgtgggacggcatccggatggtcggtccagtcgaaggttatggcggattctgaccaccggaggaaggcaggcgtggccggtccagctgtatagacctcgcggcgtgcgaccttctggcggcgcttggagtcgtaggccgctgatcctccaaagatcatgagggcgtcgttcggcgttgggaaggcatcatccttctcctctgtGTCGTCTATGGTGGGGGTAGGTTTCTTCCcctactcccctttgttgaggccctcggacaagtatttgcgcatgaggccgcaatccttgtatagatgcttggccgagaaagcgtggtttgggcatggcccctcgagcattttttcaaagtggttcggagtgccctccgtgggctttcaGCCACCTTTGCTATCAGCAACAGCCATGAGCGAGTTGTcgcaccgttgcttcttattctttcttttggcgggacggttggaggcgccttcgccggcgtcctcgtcccgcctcgccttgccgtcagggcggtcgaagatggctccgaccgcttcctctcctgaggcatggctggtggcgatgtc
It encodes:
- the LOC136469808 gene encoding uncharacterized protein, with product MGVDRTNLRPIRAPFHGIVLGRQAISLGQIDLPVTFRDQSNYRTETLTFDVVGFPGTFHAILGRPCYAKFMAVPNYTYLKLKMLGPRGVITVGTSFRRAYECKVECCGHASTIIASKELTTLREEVVEETPDAKRLSGSFESAEGSKEVLVDPSNSEGKKVRIETALSSE